One Aegilops tauschii subsp. strangulata cultivar AL8/78 chromosome 7, Aet v6.0, whole genome shotgun sequence genomic window carries:
- the LOC141027009 gene encoding uncharacterized protein codes for MSDQTRKKDMKRKRAQSIHTYFKPIGPISQPSEHGDGANTNDVQPSEENNPSHAEGDAQDVPVPEVTEEATKPVGKCGSDTFTVKGFDKWKKVNNGKECAFLKHMGTTPSSAHNFAVRCYENLKNNPIHIDKVMKKQTKQMVLDARLRLKTSIDAMRWLMFQACPFRGNDESEDSKNQGNFKEMIKLLASYNKDVQEVVQNAPKNAKYTSSTIQKEIASIISRKVQTSIKEEMGNSKFAILVDECRDESKKEQMAVVVRFVNIEGLIRERFLDLVHVSDTCALTLKNKIIAVLVDNGLNVQDIRGQGYDGAILRSVATDRSATRNSRGDAAGALKILNTFDFVFILHLMERIMKITDILCVKLQNKSLDIANALDCVSNTKSLLAELRQDGWESLFEDVKSFCVKHEIDIPDMDQRYVDVTKSRNKHHNTTVIHHYKVDVFNVAIDQQVIELNDRFSSQVTELLNLCSSLDPRHDAFDKSKICTLVEIFYPTDFTSQERDRLECELPHFQLDTLNHPEIKNCKSLADMTKGIIKTGKSSDYPMVERLLRLVITLPVSTATAERAFSAMKLVKTRLRSKLGDDFLRHCTIVYIEKEIAAKFSSDDIIEIFDTGARKSDFKLIDM; via the exons ATGAGCGaccaaacaaggaagaaag ACATGAAGAGGAAGAGAGCTCAATCAATCCATACTTATTTCAAGCCAATTGGTCCAATCTCCCAGCCATCTGAACATGGTGATGGTGCTAATACAAATGATGTGCAGCCTAGCGAAGAGAACAACCCTAGTCATGCCGAAGGTGATGCTCAGGATGTTCCAGTGCCAGAAGTTACAGAAGAAGCTACA AAGCCAGTTGGGAAGTGTGGTTCGGACACATTCACTGTCAAAGGATTTGATAAGTGGAAGAAGGTTAACAATGGAAAAGAATGTGCTTTTCTCAAACATATGGGCACTACTCCCAGCTCTGCTCATAACTTTGCAGTTCGGTGTTACGAAAATCTGAAAAATAATCCAATTCATATTGACAAGGTGATGAAAAAGCAAACTAAGCAAATGGTTCTTGATGCAAGACTGAGGCTTAAGACTTCTATTGATGCCATGAG GTGGTTAATGTTTCAAGCATGTCCATTTAGAGGAAATGATGAATCTGAGGATTCCAAGAATCAAGGTAATTTCAAGGAAATGATTAAGCTTTTGGCTTCTTATAATAAGGATGTACAAGAAGTTGTACAGAATGCTCCTAAAAATGCAAAGTACACCTCCTCAACTATTCAGAAGGAAATTGCTAGCATAATTTCACGAAAAGTGCAAACCTCAATTAAAGAAGAAATGGGTAACAGCAAGTTTGCAATACTGGTTGATGAATGTCGGGATGAGTCTAAAAAAGAGCAGATGGCAGTAGTTGTTCGGTTTGTGAACATAGAAGGGTTGATAAGGGAGCGTttccttgatcttgttcatgttAGTGACACTTGTGCTTTGACTCTCAAGAATAAAATCATTGCTGTCCTAGTTGATAATGGGTTGAATGTGCAAGATATTAGAGGCCAAGGGTACGATGGAGCAA TTCTAAGAAGTGTAGCAACTGATCGCTCAGCTACAAGGAATTCAAGAGGAGACGCTGCAGGTGCCCTGAAGATATTAAACACATTTGATTTTGTCTTCATTCTGCACCTAATGGAAAGAATTATGAAAATCACGGATATCTTGTGTGTTaaacttcaaaataaaagtttggATATTGCTAATGCACTGGATTGTGTTTCTAACACAAAGTCGTTGCTTGCTGAACTGAGACAAGATGGATGGGAAAGTCTTTTTGAAGATGTCAAATCATTTTGTGTGAAACATGAGATTGATATCCCGGACATGGATCAAAG GTATGTTGATGTAACAAAATCAAGAAATAAGCATCACAACACCACCGTTATCCATCATTACAAAGTAGATGTGTTTAATGTTGCAATAGATCAACAAGTGATAGAGTTGAATGATCGATTCAGTTCTCAAGTTACGGAGCTTCTAAATCTTTGTTCATCATTGGACCCTAGACATGATGCCTTCGACAAGTCAAAGATATGCACTCTAGTGGAAATTTTTTATCCTACTGATTTTACTAGTCAAGAAAGAGATCGGTTGGAGTGTGAATTACCACATTTTCAGCTTGATACATTGAACCATCCAGAGATCAAAAATTGCAAATCACTTGCTGATATGACAAAAGGGATAATTAAAACTGGCAAGTCTTCTGATTATCCTATGGTTGAGAGGTTGTTACGATTAGTAATAACTCTTCCGGTGTCAACTGCAACAGCAGAGCGAGCCTTTTCCGCAATGAAACTTGTCAAGACACGTCTTCGAAGTAAATTGGGAGATGATTTTCTTCGTCATTGCACTATAGTCTACATTGAGAAGGAAATAGCAGCCAAGTTTAGCTCCGACGATATTATTGagatatttgatactggtgctcGTAAATCCGACTTCAAATTAATAGATATGTAA